Proteins from one Brevibacillus humidisoli genomic window:
- a CDS encoding 5'-nucleotidase C-terminal domain-containing protein: MNGWCYRQRAALLLSAVMMVVCLFGGMAGMGVAVQAAGEVLTVDEAIANNSGDAAVEGYVVAHTTGTNAYDFESPFANDYNLALADSASQTDPAHILPVQVPSAFRAEFGLQSNPDLLGKKVRVSGSLEPYFAVPGLKSATSFQLVGTEPDPDPDPPPELISISEAKERTGEMVTVEGVVTADNAAIGGGRLSTYLQDDTAGINLFSFELSSYPDLREGDKVRATGVIEEYKGLTELVLEAEGLTVQSTGHPLPQPVELSLADLQSEETAEPLEGSLVRIRGYVTSVPANPAGGGYNVSIIDQEFHGTTLRVMEETGLIEQIEAGKWYDFTGVLSQYDSYQLLPRKAEDVELLAEQPEPPRPDDSYQSTVASVVDGDTVHLTTPVLGTTKVRMLSIDTPETNYNGKSQGYHAEAAKQKLMELLPPGTPVTLEVGSDPLDDYGRLLAHVHKGELDVNQEMVKQGMAVPYFIWPNLDHFEAYSAAAREAIDNGRGMWDPDNPIEELPYEFRFNQRGGPDKYVGDYYTKQYVTPEKWEQIEVENRVFFFTQQEAEEAGYQPADSGEPPTDVVEVQLLGVNDLHGKIDVTGTLPDQPEVSVGRTDYLAAYLREREAAQPHTLIIHSGDMVGASSPVSALLQDEPTVHVMEAIGFDVGTLGNHEFDEGTDELLRLINGGDHPQGTEGYDGIDFPVVAANVEQKESGDLLLDPYEIVEIGGVKLGFIGVVTTDTPQMVMPTGIVNIRFTDEADAINRYVPELQQQGVEAIIVLAHVPGEQDGAGARGEIEQLANQVDDAVDVIFAAHNHVKLDAMVDDKLVVQAWEYGKAFVDIDLKVDKESGEIVAKQAEIVDVVQSQIAPDPQVAAILKQYAERVAPKINEVVGEAAVALEKGYPTRDVFGDNGLGNLIADGMKAAMDSDFALMNGGGIRDRLDAGPITWGELFNIQPFGNTLVKLDVTGSELEQILNAMIHPSYGPDSFIAGARYTWDPDTNQVVRIMLPDGTPLDKERTYTLTVNNYMYNQTSDKYKLLAQLGENVVQGPEDITATVDFVKQFDGRIHYQAEARISTDLTPPTIKEPERLTLHHGETVTLSFAAEDEGTGVRQVNAFLDGAPIENPYTLDGLSLSVGSHLLQVTAVDYAGNQSEQTYTLQVVIDLEHLDEVILAGQATGQITDDGIVNSLLAKVQAAQQAKQKKAKQNILNALSHQVEAQSGKKITSVFAALLLEDIAQVMERLE; encoded by the coding sequence ATGAACGGATGGTGTTATCGGCAAAGAGCAGCCCTGTTGCTGTCAGCAGTGATGATGGTCGTGTGCTTGTTTGGCGGCATGGCGGGAATGGGTGTTGCTGTTCAGGCCGCAGGAGAAGTACTGACGGTGGATGAAGCGATTGCCAACAACAGCGGCGATGCTGCAGTTGAAGGCTACGTGGTGGCTCATACGACAGGGACCAACGCTTATGATTTTGAGTCCCCGTTCGCCAATGACTACAATCTGGCGCTGGCAGATTCTGCATCCCAGACAGATCCGGCACACATCCTGCCTGTACAGGTGCCATCCGCATTTCGAGCCGAGTTTGGACTGCAGTCCAATCCAGATCTGCTCGGCAAAAAAGTACGGGTGAGCGGCAGTTTGGAACCGTATTTTGCCGTTCCCGGTCTGAAAAGCGCTACATCGTTTCAACTTGTGGGCACAGAACCAGATCCCGATCCAGATCCGCCTCCTGAGCTGATCTCCATCTCAGAAGCAAAGGAGCGGACAGGAGAGATGGTTACCGTGGAAGGCGTTGTCACCGCAGACAATGCGGCCATCGGCGGCGGCAGATTGTCCACTTATCTGCAGGACGATACCGCCGGGATCAATCTGTTTTCGTTTGAATTGTCCAGCTATCCTGACCTTCGAGAAGGGGACAAGGTACGTGCTACTGGCGTCATAGAGGAATACAAAGGCTTGACGGAACTGGTCCTGGAGGCAGAGGGATTAACCGTACAGTCCACTGGTCACCCGCTGCCGCAGCCAGTAGAACTCTCGCTGGCCGACCTGCAATCCGAGGAAACAGCAGAACCGCTGGAAGGTTCGTTGGTCCGTATCAGGGGATATGTCACCTCCGTTCCGGCCAATCCCGCAGGCGGCGGCTATAATGTCTCCATCATTGACCAAGAGTTTCACGGGACGACGCTGCGAGTGATGGAGGAGACGGGACTGATCGAACAGATCGAAGCAGGCAAATGGTATGACTTTACAGGCGTGCTCAGTCAGTACGACAGCTATCAACTACTGCCGCGTAAAGCAGAGGATGTGGAGCTGCTTGCCGAGCAGCCGGAGCCGCCTCGACCCGATGATTCCTATCAATCTACGGTTGCCTCCGTAGTTGACGGCGATACGGTGCACCTGACGACACCGGTCTTGGGTACGACAAAAGTGAGGATGCTGTCGATCGATACACCGGAAACCAATTACAACGGCAAGTCGCAGGGATACCATGCCGAAGCAGCCAAGCAGAAACTGATGGAACTGCTCCCGCCGGGCACCCCCGTTACACTGGAGGTGGGGAGCGACCCGTTGGACGATTATGGCAGGCTGTTGGCACACGTTCACAAGGGAGAGCTTGATGTGAATCAAGAGATGGTAAAGCAAGGGATGGCTGTTCCCTACTTTATCTGGCCCAATCTTGATCACTTCGAAGCGTACAGCGCCGCTGCCCGGGAAGCGATTGACAACGGACGGGGCATGTGGGATCCGGACAACCCGATCGAGGAGCTGCCATACGAGTTTCGCTTCAACCAGCGCGGCGGTCCCGACAAGTATGTCGGTGACTACTATACCAAGCAATATGTGACCCCGGAAAAATGGGAACAGATCGAGGTAGAAAATCGTGTCTTTTTCTTCACGCAACAAGAGGCGGAAGAAGCGGGATATCAACCTGCGGACAGCGGAGAACCGCCGACTGATGTGGTAGAGGTACAACTGCTGGGCGTCAATGACCTGCACGGCAAAATCGACGTGACAGGCACGCTGCCTGATCAGCCGGAAGTAAGCGTGGGGAGGACTGATTATTTGGCTGCCTATCTGCGGGAGCGGGAGGCAGCGCAGCCCCATACGCTGATCATCCACTCTGGAGACATGGTAGGTGCTAGTTCGCCCGTCTCCGCCCTGCTGCAGGATGAGCCGACCGTCCACGTGATGGAAGCAATCGGATTTGATGTGGGCACCCTTGGCAATCACGAGTTCGATGAAGGTACAGACGAACTCCTGCGACTCATCAACGGCGGCGACCATCCGCAGGGAACGGAAGGGTATGACGGGATCGACTTCCCGGTTGTCGCTGCCAATGTGGAGCAGAAGGAGAGCGGTGACCTGCTGCTGGACCCTTATGAGATCGTAGAGATCGGCGGCGTGAAGCTGGGCTTCATCGGTGTGGTGACGACCGATACGCCGCAGATGGTGATGCCGACGGGTATTGTCAACATCCGCTTCACAGATGAAGCAGACGCCATCAACCGTTATGTGCCTGAGCTGCAGCAGCAAGGCGTAGAAGCGATCATCGTCCTCGCGCATGTACCGGGCGAACAAGACGGAGCGGGGGCGAGAGGTGAGATTGAGCAGTTGGCCAATCAAGTCGACGATGCGGTAGACGTGATCTTTGCTGCGCATAACCACGTCAAGCTAGATGCGATGGTCGATGACAAACTGGTGGTGCAGGCCTGGGAGTATGGGAAGGCGTTTGTGGATATCGATCTGAAAGTAGACAAGGAAAGCGGAGAGATCGTTGCTAAGCAAGCGGAGATTGTCGATGTCGTACAGTCGCAGATCGCCCCTGATCCTCAGGTTGCCGCGATTCTAAAGCAGTATGCTGAACGCGTCGCACCCAAGATCAATGAAGTGGTTGGAGAAGCGGCTGTTGCCCTGGAAAAAGGGTACCCGACTCGCGACGTGTTCGGGGACAACGGACTTGGCAACCTGATCGCCGATGGGATGAAAGCGGCGATGGACAGTGACTTTGCCCTGATGAACGGGGGCGGCATCCGCGACCGCCTGGATGCTGGGCCGATCACTTGGGGAGAGCTGTTCAACATTCAACCTTTTGGCAACACGTTGGTCAAACTGGACGTGACAGGCTCAGAGCTGGAACAGATTCTAAACGCGATGATTCACCCCTCCTATGGGCCTGATTCGTTTATCGCCGGTGCCCGCTACACCTGGGACCCGGACACCAATCAGGTGGTGCGGATCATGCTCCCCGACGGCACGCCGCTGGACAAAGAGCGGACGTATACGCTTACGGTCAACAACTACATGTACAACCAGACATCCGACAAGTACAAGCTGCTTGCCCAACTGGGTGAAAATGTCGTTCAGGGACCGGAGGACATCACAGCGACGGTGGACTTCGTCAAACAGTTTGACGGACGGATCCACTACCAGGCGGAAGCGCGGATCAGTACGGATTTGACCCCACCCACGATCAAGGAGCCAGAGAGACTCACCCTGCACCATGGCGAGACAGTTACGCTCTCGTTTGCAGCCGAAGATGAAGGAACCGGTGTCCGTCAGGTGAACGCGTTTTTGGATGGAGCGCCGATCGAGAATCCGTACACGCTAGATGGATTGTCTCTCTCTGTCGGATCACACCTGCTGCAAGTGACAGCGGTCGATTATGCCGGCAATCAGTCGGAGCAGACCTATACGCTGCAGGTGGTGATCGATCTGGAGCATCTGGATGAGGTGATCCTGGCTGGTCAGGCGACAGGACAGATCACAGACGATGGTATTGTCAACAGCCTCTTGGCCAAGGTACAGGCGGCCCAACAAGCCAAGCAAAAAAAGGCGAAGCAGAATATCCTGAATGCTCTGAGTCATCAGGTAGAAGCGCAGTCCGGCAAAAAGATCACGTCTGTGTTTGCGGCATTGTTGTTGGAGGATATCGCTCAGGTGATGGAGCGGTTGGAATAG
- a CDS encoding aliphatic sulfonate ABC transporter substrate-binding protein, producing the protein MKRKNGTRRGIALAFCLLVAVLAAGCGGSQGASTQPANTVRLGYFPNLTHMAAIVALEKGYFQEELGTEITLETKTFPNGGLFMEAMSTGELDVGYVGPGPAMNNYLKNPAHQVIAGAVNGGAVLEVRGDAGISSVEDLDGKRVAIPVIGSTQDIMLRKTLKEVGLNIKTNGGTVEMIAQAPADTATLFLQKDVDAAATQEPWGINLEQKAGAKLLLNWDQFAWGKESTNTVVVATKSFLSANPDLSKKLLQAHVRAVQFVRDNPDEAVQLLIQHIKKLTGKELQAADIRQAMDRSEVTWNVNEEVLREMAAISKEAGYTRSDNLDGFVNLTYLQEVVKE; encoded by the coding sequence ATGAAGCGGAAGAACGGAACGAGGAGAGGGATCGCGCTGGCATTTTGCCTGCTGGTTGCTGTGCTGGCAGCAGGATGCGGCGGCAGTCAGGGAGCGTCGACGCAGCCGGCCAATACCGTCCGCCTCGGTTATTTTCCCAATCTGACCCATATGGCAGCGATTGTCGCTTTGGAGAAAGGTTATTTTCAGGAAGAACTGGGGACGGAGATTACGCTGGAGACGAAAACCTTTCCTAACGGTGGGCTGTTCATGGAGGCGATGTCGACAGGTGAACTGGACGTAGGGTATGTTGGCCCTGGTCCGGCGATGAACAACTATTTGAAAAATCCTGCCCACCAGGTTATTGCCGGAGCCGTAAATGGTGGCGCGGTGCTGGAAGTGCGCGGCGATGCCGGCATCAGCAGTGTCGAAGATCTCGATGGCAAGCGGGTAGCGATCCCGGTGATCGGCTCGACACAGGATATCATGCTGCGCAAGACGTTGAAAGAGGTTGGTCTCAATATAAAAACAAATGGCGGAACCGTTGAGATGATCGCCCAGGCTCCAGCCGACACAGCCACTCTTTTCCTGCAAAAAGATGTGGACGCAGCGGCTACGCAGGAACCGTGGGGGATCAATCTGGAGCAGAAAGCGGGTGCCAAGCTGCTGCTCAATTGGGATCAGTTCGCGTGGGGCAAGGAATCGACCAATACCGTCGTAGTAGCGACGAAATCGTTTTTGAGCGCCAACCCCGATCTGTCCAAAAAGCTGCTGCAGGCGCATGTGCGGGCCGTTCAGTTTGTCCGTGACAACCCGGACGAAGCGGTTCAACTGTTGATTCAGCACATCAAAAAGCTGACCGGCAAAGAGCTGCAGGCTGCGGACATCAGACAGGCGATGGACCGCAGTGAAGTAACCTGGAACGTCAACGAAGAGGTACTCCGAGAAATGGCTGCCATCAGCAAAGAGGCAGGCTACACTCGTTCTGACAACCTCGACGGGTTTGTCAATCTCACGTATTTGCAGGAAGTAGTAAAGGAATAA
- a CDS encoding ABC transporter permease, whose amino-acid sequence MTIVFRRVLFIVTLFIIWEAISKSGLFPPFLWPPLILSSNGEATVFGTLVSGLISGQVLEATAVTLFRLLLGFVIAITVGLTLGYLIARFQWVDHTLGFVVTALQSVPSIVWFPLAIVWFGLGETAILFIVTIGATWTMTVTSSTGFKNVPPLYLRVARTMGSSGFHLLRTVILPASVPHLISGLRVAWAFAWRALMAGELLGGSGGLGHLLEMGRALQSMDLVLSVMVIIGVVGTLMDTQVFMRMERSVMRRWGMAPQA is encoded by the coding sequence ATGACTATCGTCTTCAGACGGGTCCTGTTTATCGTGACCCTGTTTATCATCTGGGAAGCGATATCTAAGTCCGGCCTGTTTCCGCCGTTTCTCTGGCCGCCGCTGATTCTGTCAAGCAACGGGGAGGCAACGGTCTTTGGAACGCTAGTCAGCGGATTGATCAGTGGACAGGTTCTAGAGGCAACTGCGGTCACCCTGTTCAGGCTGCTGCTCGGTTTTGTGATCGCCATCACGGTCGGACTGACACTTGGTTATCTGATCGCCCGCTTCCAATGGGTGGACCATACACTAGGATTTGTCGTGACCGCGTTGCAATCGGTGCCGAGTATCGTCTGGTTTCCGTTGGCGATCGTCTGGTTTGGTCTGGGGGAGACGGCGATCCTGTTCATCGTCACGATCGGTGCCACCTGGACAATGACCGTCACCTCCAGCACCGGGTTCAAAAATGTTCCTCCTCTGTACCTGCGGGTGGCCAGAACGATGGGTTCAAGCGGTTTTCACCTGCTGCGCACGGTGATCCTGCCGGCATCCGTGCCTCATCTCATCTCCGGTCTGCGGGTAGCCTGGGCTTTTGCCTGGAGAGCGTTGATGGCCGGTGAATTGTTGGGCGGCAGTGGTGGTTTGGGCCATTTGCTGGAGATGGGGCGGGCGCTGCAGTCGATGGATTTGGTGCTGTCTGTGATGGTGATTATCGGCGTGGTCGGAACGCTGATGGATACGCAAGTCTTTATGCGAATGGAGCGTTCGGTGATGCGTAGATGGGGCATGGCTCCCCAGGCTTGA